One region of Pagrus major chromosome 5, Pma_NU_1.0 genomic DNA includes:
- the mccc2 gene encoding methylcrotonoyl-CoA carboxylase beta chain, mitochondrial — translation MLLRTARPWLVRCRSLPPACSRSYYADKVARLGSQPDKQSSEYQENYDRMKVLVDELKNRTEKIKLGGGEKARRLHTSRGKLLPRERIDRLLDPGTPFLEFSQFAAYELYGKEEVPAGGILTGIGRVSGVECVIVANDATVKGGTYYPVTVKKHLRAQEIAQQNHLPCIYLVDSGGANLPRQADVFPDRDHFGRIFYNQARLSSEGLSQIAVVMGSCTAGGAYVPAMADESIIVRKQGTIFLGGPPLVKAATGEEVSAEDLGGADLHCKKSGVTDHYALDDNHALHLARKAVRSLNYRKNIEVTTEPTEAPLYPADELYGIVGDNLKRNFDVREVIARIVDGSKFDEFKAFYGDTLVTGFSRIFGYPVGIIGNNGVLFSESAKKGTHFIELCCQRNIPLIFLQNITGFMVGREYEAGGIAKDGAKMVTAVACANVPKMTVIIGGSYGAGNYGMCGRAYSPRFLYMWPNSRISVMGGEQAATVLATITKDQRAREGKEFTAEQEAAMKEPIVRRFEEEGSPYYSSARLWDDGIIDPADTRLVLGLSLSAALNAPTKKTRFGVFRM, via the exons ATGCTTCTACGGACGGCCAGACCGTGGTTGGTCCGATGCAGGAGTCTGCCTCCGGCCTGCTCAAGGTCTTACTACGCCGATAAAGTAGCTCGTCTCGGCTCGCAGCCGGATAAACAGTCTTCTGAATATCAG gagaattatGACCGAATGAAAGTTCTCGTTGATGAACTGAAAAACAGGACAGAGAAGATTAAACTGG GTGGGGGTGAAAAAGCCAGAAGACTTCATACCTCTCGTGGGAAACTGCTGCCTAGAGAGCGTATTGACAGACTGCTGGATCCAGG GACCCCTTTCTTGGAATTCTCTCAGTTTGCAGCATACGAGTTGTACGGAAAAGAGGAAGTCCCAGCGGGCGGTATACTTACCGGGATTGGGCGGGTTTCAGG GGTGGAATGTGTTATTGTTGCAAATGATGCTACTGTCAAAGGGGGAACATACTACCCAGTTACAGTGAAGAAACACCTCCGTGCACAGGAAATAGCCCAGCAGAACCACCTGCCATGCATTTACTTGG TGGACTCTGGAGGGGCCAATCTACCCAGACAGGCCGATGTCTTCCCAGACAGAGATCACTTTGGACGCATTTTCTACAACCAAGCCCGGCTGTCTTCAGAGGGACTATCACAG ATTGCTGTCGTAATGGGCTCCTGCACTGCTGGAGGAGCATATGTACCTGCCATGGCAGACGAGAGCATCATTGTGCGGAAGCAAGGAACCATCTTTTTGGGAGGACCTCCATTG gtcaAAGCTGCCACAGGGGAAGAAGTTTCTGCAGAAGACCTTGGCGGCGCTGATCTTCACTGCAA GAAATCTGGTGTGACGGATCACTATGCATTAGACGATAACCATGCTCTCCATTTAGCAAGAAAGGCGGTGAGAAGCCTCAACTACAGGAAAAATATTGAG GTCACCACAGAACctacagaagctcctctctaCCCTGCAGATGAACTCTATGGCATAGTTGGAGATAACTTGAAACGCAACTTTGATGTCAGAGAG GTCATCGCAAGAATTGTAGATGGCAGTAAATTTGATGAGTTCAAGGCTTTCTATGGAGACACACTCGTCACAG GATTTTCAAGAATATTTGGTTATCCTGTCGGAATCATTGGCAACAACGGAGTCTTGTTTTCAGAGTCTGCAAAAAAG GGGACGCATTTCATCGAGTTATGCTGCCAACGAAACATCCCActtattttcctccaaaacatAACAG GCTTCATGGTGGGTAGAGAGTATGAAGCTGGAGGTATCGCCAAAGATGGAGCCAAGATGGTGACTGCAGTTGCCTGTGCAAATGTACCCAAGATGACTGTAATCATCGGGGGCTCCTATGGTGCAGGAAACTACGGCATGTGCGGCAGAGCCTACAG CCCTCGATTTCTGTACATGTGGCCAAATTCCAGAATCTCTGTAATGGGTGGTGAGCAGGCAGCCACTGTCCTGGCCACCATTACCAAGGATCAGAGGGCACGCGAGGGAAAGGAG TTCACTGCAGAACAAGAGGCCGCCATGAAGGAACCCATAGTGCGCCGGTTTGAAGAGGAAGGCAGTCCATACTACTCCAGTGCTAG actGTGGGATGACGGGATTATTGATCCTGCTGATACTCGTCTGGTTTTGGGACTGAGCCTCAGTGCCGCACTGAATGCACCAACGAAGAAGACACGTTTTGGAGTGTTCAGGATGTAG